One segment of Neobacillus endophyticus DNA contains the following:
- a CDS encoding pyridoxamine 5'-phosphate oxidase family protein, whose translation MVNEVEPKLIKPLFDELQKEKFVTLASVDHVTGGPNISAISWILAKDDATIYFAIDHRSRVIENIKKINLVVITLFANESTYSIQGEASIMAERIPDVPLKLALVKVKITEVRDVMFYGSKIVTDVKYDKTYDKVAAERLDTQVMNQLKKA comes from the coding sequence ATGGTAAATGAAGTGGAACCAAAGCTAATCAAGCCATTATTTGATGAGTTGCAAAAGGAAAAATTTGTGACTTTGGCATCAGTTGATCATGTAACAGGCGGTCCTAATATAAGTGCGATTTCTTGGATACTGGCAAAAGATGATGCTACCATTTATTTTGCTATTGATCATCGTTCGAGGGTCATTGAGAATATAAAAAAAATTAACTTGGTTGTTATCACTTTATTTGCGAATGAGTCTACTTATTCTATCCAGGGAGAGGCTTCCATTATGGCAGAAAGAATCCCGGATGTCCCATTAAAGCTGGCATTGGTAAAGGTAAAAATCACAGAGGTAAGAGATGTGATGTTTTATGGATCCAAAATTGTGACCGATGTAAAGTATGATAAAACCTATGACAAAGTTGCGGCTGAACGTTTGGATACGCAAGTCATGAACCAATTGAAAAAAGCTTAG
- a CDS encoding YlaH-like family protein, protein MTKSDIEMGVMFQYIFIVILSVIVYRLGFAKKLPLMKNVIIYTCLVLGCLLLLLFSYGLPIAEGLLVAAIVLIIYKFRLHQSKKQQTEAK, encoded by the coding sequence ATAACAAAAAGTGATATTGAAATGGGTGTCATGTTTCAATATATCTTCATTGTGATCTTGTCTGTTATTGTATACAGATTAGGTTTTGCCAAAAAGCTGCCTCTAATGAAAAACGTAATTATTTATACGTGTCTAGTACTTGGCTGTTTATTGTTACTATTATTTTCTTACGGGCTGCCGATCGCAGAAGGTTTATTAGTTGCAGCAATTGTATTAATTATCTATAAATTTCGCTTACACCAGTCGAAAAAGCAGCAGACAGAAGCAAAATAA
- a CDS encoding YlaF family protein, translating to MNRVKWPLLFYAILAAASIMGIGVAIAEQSLLGVFGCIAAVIVIMGLGFTTKKKMREKGQL from the coding sequence ATGAACCGAGTTAAATGGCCATTGCTCTTTTATGCAATACTGGCTGCAGCAAGTATTATGGGAATTGGCGTTGCCATTGCTGAACAAAGTCTGTTAGGGGTTTTTGGCTGTATTGCAGCTGTTATTGTAATTATGGGATTAGGCTTTACAACAAAAAAGAAAATGCGGGAAAAAGGACAATTATAA
- a CDS encoding inositol monophosphatase family protein, producing the protein MDWEQIYSHAFQWVKEAGEKIRLSFDKTLNIQTKSNPNDLVTNIDKETEQFFISKIRETYPGHKILGEEGFGDKPENLNGIVWLIDPIDGTMNFIHQQRNFAISIGVYENGVGKIGLVYDVVHDELYHAVKGSGAYINDKPIPVLHPRKVNESIIALNATWVMENRRIDHNLLIPLVREARGTRSYGTAALEMVFVAAGRIDAYISMRLSPWDFAGGAVIVEELGGIVTNLRGEKLDFLSNDSLLVARPGLHETILQEYLKCGKW; encoded by the coding sequence ATGGATTGGGAACAAATTTATTCTCATGCATTTCAATGGGTGAAAGAAGCTGGAGAAAAAATTCGTCTGTCATTTGATAAAACCTTAAATATTCAAACCAAGTCAAATCCAAATGATCTTGTTACGAACATAGATAAAGAGACAGAGCAGTTTTTTATAAGTAAAATTCGCGAAACTTATCCCGGACATAAAATTCTCGGAGAAGAAGGATTTGGGGATAAACCTGAAAACCTTAATGGAATTGTGTGGCTTATTGATCCCATAGACGGGACGATGAATTTTATTCATCAGCAGCGGAATTTTGCCATTTCTATCGGCGTGTATGAAAATGGTGTCGGGAAAATCGGACTTGTATATGATGTCGTTCATGATGAGTTATACCATGCAGTAAAAGGCAGTGGCGCATATATAAATGACAAGCCTATCCCTGTTTTACATCCAAGAAAAGTAAATGAATCGATCATTGCTTTAAATGCCACATGGGTTATGGAAAATCGCCGAATTGATCATAATCTCTTAATCCCCTTGGTTCGAGAGGCACGAGGAACCAGGTCATATGGTACAGCTGCTTTGGAAATGGTGTTTGTAGCAGCAGGCCGGATTGATGCATATATTTCCATGAGATTGTCACCCTGGGATTTTGCTGGAGGTGCAGTCATTGTAGAGGAACTTGGGGGCATTGTGACAAACTTAAGAGGAGAAAAACTTGATTTTCTCTCAAATGATTCCTTGTTGGTGGCAAGACCTGGTTTACATGAAACCATCTTGCAGGAATATTTAAAATGCGGCAAGTGGTAA
- the typA gene encoding translational GTPase TypA: MKTRNDIRNIAIIAHVDHGKTTLVDQLLKQSGIFRSNEHVEERAMDSNDLERERGITILAKNTAIQYKDTRINILDTPGHADFGGEVERIMKMVDGVLLVVDAYEGCMPQTRFVLKKALEQNLTPIVVVNKIDRDFARPNEVVDEVIDLFIELDANEDQLEFPVIYASAINGTASLDPEKQDENMQCLYEAIIENMPAPIDNSDEPLQFQVALLDYNEYVGRIGIGRVFRGTMKVGQQVALMKLDGSVKQFRVTKILGFFGLKREEVEEAKAGDLVAVSGMEDINVGETVCPIEQQEALPVLRIDEPTLQMTFVVNNSPFAGREGKYLTARKIEERLRAQLQTDVSLRVENTDSPDAWIVSGRGELHLSILIENMRREGYELQVSKPEVIVKEMDGVRCEPIERVQIDVPEEHTGAVMESIGARKGELLDMINNGNGQVRLIFNVPARGLIGYTTEFLTLTRGYGIINHTFDSYQPMAPGQVGGRRQGVLVSMETGKASTYGIMQVEDRGTIFVEPGTEIYEGMIVGEHTRENDLTVNITKVKQQTNVRSATKDQTSVIKKPRIMSLEESLEYLDEDEYCEVTPKSIRLRKKILDKSERERVAKKKKYAEMS, translated from the coding sequence TTGAAAACAAGAAATGATATAAGAAATATTGCAATCATTGCCCACGTTGACCATGGGAAAACAACATTGGTCGATCAGTTATTAAAACAATCAGGTATTTTTCGTTCAAACGAACACGTTGAAGAACGGGCAATGGATTCAAACGATTTAGAGAGAGAACGCGGGATTACGATCCTGGCCAAAAATACAGCCATCCAATATAAAGACACTAGAATTAATATCTTGGATACCCCTGGGCATGCTGATTTTGGCGGTGAAGTAGAACGGATCATGAAAATGGTAGATGGGGTACTTCTTGTAGTTGATGCATATGAGGGATGTATGCCGCAGACTCGTTTCGTGCTTAAAAAAGCTTTAGAGCAAAATTTAACGCCAATCGTAGTCGTTAATAAGATTGACCGTGATTTTGCCCGTCCAAATGAAGTAGTTGATGAAGTAATTGATCTGTTTATTGAACTTGATGCAAACGAAGACCAATTAGAATTTCCGGTTATTTATGCATCTGCTATTAACGGAACTGCAAGCCTTGATCCTGAAAAACAGGATGAAAATATGCAATGCTTATACGAAGCAATAATTGAAAATATGCCTGCTCCGATTGATAATAGCGATGAACCACTTCAATTTCAAGTTGCTCTTCTCGATTATAATGAATATGTCGGCAGAATTGGAATCGGCCGTGTATTCCGCGGTACCATGAAAGTTGGGCAGCAGGTCGCATTAATGAAGCTTGATGGATCTGTGAAACAATTCCGCGTGACCAAAATTTTAGGTTTCTTTGGTTTAAAACGTGAAGAAGTTGAGGAAGCAAAAGCAGGTGATTTAGTAGCTGTTTCCGGGATGGAAGATATTAATGTGGGTGAAACTGTTTGTCCAATTGAACAGCAGGAAGCTTTGCCAGTATTACGAATTGACGAGCCAACACTGCAAATGACTTTTGTTGTCAATAACAGCCCGTTTGCAGGTCGTGAAGGCAAATATCTAACAGCGAGAAAGATTGAAGAAAGATTACGGGCGCAGTTACAAACAGATGTGAGTTTACGTGTTGAAAATACTGACTCACCAGATGCATGGATTGTTTCTGGCCGTGGAGAACTTCATTTATCTATCTTAATTGAAAATATGCGTCGTGAAGGATATGAGCTTCAAGTTTCAAAGCCTGAGGTTATTGTAAAAGAAATGGATGGCGTTCGTTGTGAGCCAATTGAGAGAGTTCAAATTGATGTGCCTGAAGAGCATACTGGTGCCGTTATGGAATCCATTGGAGCGCGTAAAGGCGAACTTCTAGACATGATTAATAATGGAAACGGTCAGGTTCGTCTGATCTTTAATGTACCTGCTCGCGGCTTAATTGGCTATACAACCGAATTTTTAACCCTAACACGCGGATACGGTATTATCAATCACACGTTTGATAGCTATCAGCCAATGGCTCCTGGACAGGTAGGAGGCAGACGTCAAGGTGTTCTTGTATCAATGGAGACAGGAAAAGCATCAACATATGGTATTATGCAGGTTGAAGACAGGGGTACCATTTTTGTTGAGCCAGGTACTGAAATCTATGAAGGAATGATTGTTGGCGAACATACCCGAGAAAACGATCTAACCGTCAATATCACAAAAGTGAAGCAACAGACAAATGTCCGCTCTGCAACAAAAGATCAGACTTCAGTTATTAAAAAACCACGGATCATGTCATTGGAGGAGTCTTTAGAGTATTTGGATGAAGACGAATATTGCGAAGTAACCCCGAAATCGATCCGACTTCGGAAGAAGATTCTTGATAAGAGTGAACGGGAACGAGTAGCCAAAAAGAAAAAATATGCTGAAATGAGTTAA
- a CDS encoding YlaI family protein, translating to MRVKCVICDKIENIDDESLMAKRLRNRPIHTYMCVECSERIADKTNARMATGNFRFYRARPDKDEW from the coding sequence ATGAGAGTAAAATGTGTTATTTGCGATAAGATTGAAAATATTGATGACGAATCCCTTATGGCCAAACGGCTTCGAAACCGTCCCATTCATACATATATGTGCGTAGAATGCAGCGAGCGTATTGCTGATAAAACCAATGCCAGAATGGCCACAGGAAATTTTCGCTTTTATCGGGCAAGACCAGATAAGGATGAATGGTAA